In a single window of the Anaerotruncus rubiinfantis genome:
- the pflB gene encoding formate C-acetyltransferase, which translates to MNAWEGFKKGSWCEAINVRDFIQRNYQPYDGDEHFLAGPTERTKKLMEKLNGLFAREREKGGVLDVDVSTVSSLLHYQPGYLDQENELIVGLQTDAPLKRGVNPFGGIRMVKSSCEAYGYALSPRILDEFQYRTTHNDGVFRVYSDEMKAARHTGLITGLPDAYGRGRIIGDYRRVALYGVNRLIAEKQKDKAKLAEGLMDTDSIRQSEELYQQISFLEKLKGMAELYGIDISNPAENAREAIQWTYFGYLGAIKEQNGAAMSLGRVSTFFDIYLERDIARGLLDESGAQELLDDFVMKLRMARHLRTPEYNALFGGDPMWITESVGGMGEDGRTLVTRSSYRMLHTLYTLGPSPEPNLTVLWSLALPEAFKRFCAQVSIDTDSIQYENDDLMRPIYGDDYGIACCVSAMKIGKQMQFFGARCNLPKLLLLALNGGVDEMKGTRVGPQMAPYKEEYLDYTAVMGRFEAYRTWLCRLYVNTLNVIHYMHDKYAYEKTQMALHDTEVERFMAFGVAGLSVLADSFSAIKYAKVKVLRGENGLITGFETEGDFPKYGNDDDRVDEIAQKIVSDFSAELCKTPAYRGAKHTLSVLTITSNVVYGKKTGSTPDGRKTGEPFAPGANPMHNREQNGALASLNSVAKLPYAVCRDGISNTFSIVPQALGEDSKTRAANLTSILDGYFAQMAHHINVNVLNREMLVEAMEHPDRYPNLTIRVSGYAVNFHKLTREQQREVISRTFHERV; encoded by the coding sequence ATGAACGCATGGGAAGGATTCAAAAAGGGCAGCTGGTGCGAAGCGATCAATGTGCGGGATTTTATCCAGCGCAACTACCAGCCATATGATGGTGATGAACATTTTCTTGCCGGGCCGACCGAACGTACCAAAAAGCTGATGGAGAAATTAAACGGGCTGTTCGCCAGAGAACGGGAAAAGGGCGGGGTGCTCGATGTAGATGTTTCGACCGTCTCGTCGCTGCTCCATTACCAGCCGGGCTACCTCGACCAGGAAAACGAGCTGATCGTGGGTTTACAGACCGACGCTCCGCTCAAGCGCGGGGTCAACCCATTCGGCGGCATCCGGATGGTCAAATCCTCCTGCGAGGCCTATGGTTATGCGCTTTCGCCGCGCATTCTCGACGAATTCCAGTACCGTACCACCCACAACGACGGGGTCTTTCGGGTCTATTCGGACGAGATGAAAGCCGCCCGCCACACGGGGCTCATCACCGGCCTGCCGGACGCCTACGGCCGCGGCAGGATCATAGGAGACTACCGGCGGGTTGCGCTTTATGGCGTCAACCGCCTGATTGCGGAAAAACAGAAGGACAAGGCGAAGCTCGCAGAGGGCCTGATGGACACCGATTCGATCCGCCAGAGCGAGGAGCTCTATCAGCAGATCAGCTTTTTGGAGAAACTCAAGGGCATGGCGGAGCTTTACGGCATCGATATCTCAAACCCCGCGGAAAACGCGCGCGAAGCGATCCAGTGGACCTATTTTGGATATCTCGGCGCAATCAAGGAGCAAAACGGCGCGGCGATGTCGCTTGGACGGGTATCCACCTTCTTTGACATCTATCTCGAACGGGATATCGCACGCGGCCTGCTCGACGAAAGCGGCGCACAGGAGCTGCTCGACGACTTTGTGATGAAACTGCGTATGGCGCGCCATCTGCGCACACCGGAATATAACGCGCTCTTCGGCGGCGACCCGATGTGGATCACCGAAAGCGTGGGCGGCATGGGCGAAGATGGCCGGACCCTTGTCACCAGAAGCTCCTACCGGATGCTCCACACCCTTTACACGCTCGGCCCTTCCCCGGAGCCAAACCTCACCGTCCTGTGGTCGCTGGCGCTGCCGGAGGCGTTCAAGCGCTTCTGCGCGCAGGTTTCAATCGACACCGATTCGATCCAGTACGAGAACGACGACCTCATGCGGCCCATCTACGGCGACGACTATGGCATCGCCTGCTGTGTCTCGGCGATGAAAATCGGTAAACAGATGCAATTTTTTGGCGCGCGCTGCAACCTTCCGAAACTCCTGCTGCTCGCCCTGAACGGCGGCGTTGACGAGATGAAGGGCACGCGTGTCGGCCCGCAGATGGCGCCTTACAAGGAGGAGTACCTCGATTACACGGCGGTCATGGGCCGCTTTGAGGCATATCGCACCTGGCTTTGCAGGCTCTATGTCAACACCCTCAACGTCATCCATTACATGCACGACAAATATGCTTACGAGAAAACGCAGATGGCGCTGCATGACACCGAAGTCGAGCGGTTCATGGCGTTTGGCGTGGCAGGGCTTTCGGTGCTGGCCGACTCTTTCTCCGCCATTAAATATGCGAAGGTGAAAGTGCTGCGCGGCGAAAACGGGCTGATCACCGGCTTTGAAACCGAAGGGGATTTTCCGAAGTACGGCAACGACGATGACCGCGTGGACGAAATTGCCCAAAAGATTGTATCGGATTTCTCCGCCGAACTCTGTAAAACCCCGGCTTACCGCGGCGCAAAGCACACCCTTTCGGTGCTGACCATCACCTCGAACGTGGTTTACGGCAAAAAGACCGGATCCACCCCGGATGGACGGAAAACAGGCGAACCCTTCGCTCCTGGAGCGAATCCGATGCACAACCGGGAGCAGAATGGCGCCCTCGCGTCGCTTAATTCGGTGGCGAAGCTTCCGTATGCGGTCTGCCGCGACGGCATTTCGAACACTTTCTCGATCGTTCCGCAGGCGCTTGGCGAGGACAGCAAAACCCGCGCCGCAAATCTGACGAGCATCCTGGACGGCTATTTTGCGCAGATGGCGCACCACATCAATGTGAACGTATTGAATCGGGAAATGCTGGTCGAAGCGATGGAACATCCCGACCGCTATCCCAACCTGACCATCCGGGTGTCCGGCTATGCGGTCAACTTCCATAAGCTCACGCGCGAGCAGCAGAGGGAAGTGATCAGCCGCACCTTCCACGAGCGGGTATGA
- the purD gene encoding phosphoribosylamine--glycine ligase, translating to MKILVVGGGGREHAIVRKLKENPKATEIFCAPGNGGISADAVCVPIKATNVDGMASFAKENQIDFVVVAPDDPLVLGMVDAMNAAGIDTFGPTRAAARIEGSKVFSKDLMKKYGIPTAGYETFDDPAKVIDYIKAQSTFPAVIKADGLALGKGVIIAQNLQEAEDAVHSIMQDKIFGASGSRVVVEEFLTGPEVSVLAFCDGETVVPMVSSMDHKRALDGDQGLNTGGMGTVAPNLCYTAEIAEVCMKEIFRPTMDAMKAEGCPFSGCLFFGLMLTPDGPKVIEYNCRFGDPETQVVLPLLETDLLEIMLAIRDRRLHEIEVRFAGRHAACVVMASGGYPVKYQTGCLIEGLDENGQRPDATVYHAGTKRDAEGYKTAGGRVLGVTCTGDTAKEALEKAYAAVEKIHFQDAHYRRDIGAKNTL from the coding sequence ATGAAAATATTGGTAGTCGGCGGCGGCGGGCGTGAGCATGCGATCGTCCGCAAGCTGAAAGAAAATCCCAAGGCAACCGAAATCTTCTGCGCACCCGGAAACGGCGGCATCTCCGCCGACGCCGTCTGTGTGCCGATCAAGGCGACCAACGTGGACGGGATGGCCTCCTTTGCAAAGGAGAATCAAATCGATTTCGTGGTGGTCGCGCCGGATGATCCGCTTGTGCTCGGCATGGTCGATGCGATGAATGCCGCGGGGATCGATACCTTTGGTCCGACCAGGGCCGCCGCGCGCATCGAAGGCAGCAAGGTCTTTTCCAAAGATCTCATGAAGAAATACGGCATCCCAACCGCCGGTTATGAGACCTTCGACGATCCGGCGAAGGTGATCGATTACATCAAGGCGCAGAGCACCTTCCCGGCGGTCATCAAGGCGGACGGGCTTGCGCTCGGCAAGGGCGTCATTATCGCGCAGAACCTGCAGGAGGCGGAGGACGCGGTCCATTCGATCATGCAGGATAAGATCTTCGGCGCGTCCGGAAGCCGGGTCGTGGTCGAGGAATTCCTCACCGGCCCGGAAGTGAGCGTGCTCGCGTTCTGTGACGGTGAAACGGTCGTGCCGATGGTTTCCTCGATGGATCACAAACGCGCGCTCGACGGCGATCAGGGCCTCAACACCGGCGGTATGGGAACCGTCGCGCCGAACCTCTGTTACACGGCGGAGATTGCGGAAGTATGTATGAAGGAGATCTTCCGCCCCACGATGGACGCAATGAAGGCGGAGGGCTGCCCGTTCTCCGGCTGCCTCTTCTTCGGCCTGATGCTGACGCCGGACGGCCCGAAGGTGATCGAATATAACTGCCGGTTCGGGGACCCGGAAACGCAGGTGGTCCTGCCGCTTCTGGAGACAGATCTGCTCGAGATCATGCTCGCCATCCGTGACCGGCGGCTTCATGAGATCGAGGTCCGGTTCGCAGGCCGCCATGCGGCCTGCGTGGTCATGGCGAGCGGCGGCTACCCGGTTAAATACCAGACCGGCTGCCTGATCGAGGGACTTGACGAAAACGGTCAACGTCCGGACGCGACCGTCTACCACGCCGGCACCAAGCGGGACGCGGAGGGCTATAAGACCGCCGGCGGGCGGGTTCTGGGTGTGACCTGCACCGGCGACACCGCCAAGGAAGCGCTCGAAAAAGCATACGCGGCCGTGGAGAAGATCCATTTTCAGGATGCGCATTACCGCCGCGACATCGGCGCGAAAAACACGCTTTGA